The following proteins are co-located in the Paludibaculum fermentans genome:
- a CDS encoding SBBP repeat-containing protein encodes MRKIISLFAFAAVLAAQSPSEDKRLVFSTFNGGDRYDDATAVAVDPGGFIYVAGESESRDIPVKPVGGKPLNSAVFKAYLTKYSSEGKEVLWRAQIGGSSNTVAHAVALDKDGNIYVAGTTGARDLPLLHPIQDKQGGLNICFVMKFDPEGTLLFSTYFGGERNEEGLALALDSVGNIYLAGRASSAQLPVKNAMQPQISGGGQDAFIAKITPDFQLAYATYLGGNSGTDNIYAIAVGPDDSLYVAGETMSTGMATEGAYITLPQSYSSFVARVKPEGDGLIYFTYVGWKGGYTSIRGLTVDRDGRAYVVGHTSSKQLPTSENALQTAFGGGFRDAFLLRLSVDGTAAEYLTYLGGSSSGPTDPDETATAVKIDARGYVYITGYTNSPDFPGFRALQSNHGGKFDAFLLRLDVDQKQLISSTFWGGVENDESLALTLGPGESATIAGITYSSDLPLSANALQTKLGSGNDAFVCQICDPWLGIWFGDLSEARFTYVLGGEVPAPINSVVYAGCPQAFPAEGPESTEPWLILEKDGGTVPMKLKLSVNPDGLAPGEYKTIIKVTVNDAFHPVLEIPVTLVVQEPPVVIEDPSPAN; translated from the coding sequence ATGCGGAAGATCATCTCACTCTTTGCCTTCGCGGCTGTGCTGGCTGCGCAATCCCCTTCGGAAGACAAGCGTCTCGTCTTTTCCACCTTTAATGGCGGCGACCGGTACGACGACGCGACAGCGGTCGCAGTCGATCCCGGCGGCTTTATCTATGTCGCCGGCGAAAGCGAATCGCGCGACATCCCAGTGAAGCCCGTCGGCGGCAAGCCCCTGAATTCGGCCGTTTTCAAGGCCTACCTCACCAAGTACAGCTCAGAAGGCAAGGAAGTGCTCTGGCGCGCGCAGATCGGCGGTTCCTCCAATACCGTGGCCCACGCCGTCGCGCTCGACAAAGACGGCAACATCTATGTGGCCGGCACCACCGGAGCCCGCGATCTTCCGCTGCTCCACCCCATCCAGGACAAGCAGGGCGGCCTCAACATCTGCTTCGTCATGAAGTTCGATCCGGAGGGGACGCTCCTCTTCTCCACCTACTTCGGCGGCGAGCGCAATGAGGAAGGTCTCGCCCTTGCGCTCGATTCCGTCGGCAACATCTACCTCGCCGGCCGCGCCTCCTCCGCGCAGTTGCCCGTGAAGAACGCGATGCAGCCGCAGATCTCCGGCGGCGGCCAGGATGCCTTCATCGCCAAGATCACGCCCGACTTCCAACTCGCCTACGCCACCTACCTGGGTGGGAACAGCGGCACCGACAACATCTACGCCATCGCAGTCGGTCCAGACGACTCGCTCTACGTGGCCGGCGAGACCATGTCCACCGGCATGGCCACCGAGGGTGCCTACATCACCTTGCCCCAGAGCTACTCCAGCTTTGTGGCTCGCGTAAAGCCCGAAGGCGACGGCTTGATTTACTTCACCTACGTCGGCTGGAAGGGCGGCTACACCTCGATTCGGGGCCTGACCGTGGACCGCGATGGACGCGCCTACGTAGTCGGCCATACCTCCTCCAAGCAATTGCCTACCTCCGAAAATGCACTGCAAACAGCCTTCGGCGGTGGTTTCCGCGACGCATTTCTCCTACGCCTAAGCGTCGACGGGACCGCCGCCGAATACCTCACCTACCTAGGCGGCAGTTCCTCCGGGCCGACGGATCCGGACGAAACCGCCACCGCCGTGAAGATCGATGCCCGCGGCTATGTCTATATCACCGGCTACACGAACTCGCCGGATTTCCCCGGCTTCCGCGCCCTGCAGTCGAACCACGGCGGCAAGTTCGATGCGTTCCTGCTGCGGCTCGATGTGGACCAGAAGCAACTGATCTCCTCCACCTTCTGGGGCGGTGTCGAGAATGACGAATCGCTGGCACTGACGCTGGGACCCGGCGAGTCCGCCACCATCGCGGGCATCACTTACTCGTCTGACCTGCCTCTGTCGGCCAACGCCCTGCAGACCAAGCTCGGCAGCGGAAACGACGCTTTCGTCTGCCAGATCTGTGACCCCTGGCTGGGCATCTGGTTTGGCGATCTCTCCGAAGCGCGATTCACCTATGTCCTGGGCGGCGAAGTGCCCGCACCCATCAATTCCGTGGTCTACGCCGGTTGTCCACAGGCCTTCCCCGCCGAAGGTCCCGAGAGCACCGAGCCCTGGCTGATCCTCGAGAAGGACGGCGGCACGGTTCCGATGAAGCTCAAGCTCAGCGTCAACCCGGATGGGCTGGCCCCGGGCGAGTACAAAACGATCATCAAGGTCACCGTTAACGACGCGTTCCACCCGGTGCTCGAGATCCCGGTCACCCTCGTGGTTCAGGAACCGCCGGTTGTGATCGAAGATCCGTCACCGGCGAACTAG
- the treY gene encoding malto-oligosyltrehalose synthase produces the protein MTPGIPSYPVSTYRLQLNDGLVFDDVTRLVPYFAGLGVTHLYLSPIWKARPHSQHGYDICDLAEINPELGGEHGYNRLCEAAARSSMGLILDYVANHMCTDPLYNEAWRDVLRNGPSSSFAEYFDIDWQPVKAELENKVLLPILGHQYGSVLEAGELQVVHQCGDFHLRYWDNNLPLNPRQCRLILRHRAEALPELLQDQPEAQQEYLSILFQLDHLPPYTDTSLAARNDRARELTIASQRLSRLLSQSDALRSHVDRNVEEFNGRPGDPASFNLLHELLELQPYRLCYWRTALHEINYRRFFDINELAGLRMEAPQVFESAHKKVLDLFSTGRAHGLRLDHIDGLYDPSGYLHELRKTVDTDQVTSYIVVEKILASTERLTSEWPVDGTTGYEYLNQLNRLFIRPENLESIRRIYHSFSRRSTDFEEIRYTSKQQIISTSMVSELNVLAHELNRMSEQDRRYRDFTLDSLQEALREVVACFPVYRTYISPRGVAYSDKVAIDQAIREAIRRNPAMESSIFAFIRECVCPDPAEPDDSTRARRLRFAQKFQQYTSPVQAKGIEDTAFYRYCPLASLNEVGGEPASLGAPLDDFHAANAYRQTRSPRSMITTSTHDTKRGEDARVRISVLSELPDEWRKQLRSWSRYVSPARTRTGGQVAPDRNDEYLFYQSLLAIWPTSTGWEDDRLHDRILAYMAKAVKEAKTHSSWINPSNEYDAALAHFIRSLFTEQHTSAFRESFAAFADRIAFFGSLNSLSQLTLKLGSPGVTDFYQGTEFWDLTLVDPDNRQSIDFDSRQNWLGRWQPEYERSRAGNRVFDFAQIAPQVDTGELKAAITAIGLNLRRDNPDLVIEGEYIPLYATGPIADHLVAFARVQSGRVLLAAGLRWMAGLLAGAPYASAAAGWHETVLPVPEELAGRNIVNVLTNERWTCAGSIPLRALFGRLPGALITLA, from the coding sequence GTGACACCCGGCATTCCGTCCTATCCCGTGAGCACTTACCGGCTGCAGCTAAACGACGGGCTTGTGTTCGATGACGTAACGCGGCTGGTGCCGTACTTCGCCGGGCTCGGAGTGACCCACCTGTACCTCTCACCCATCTGGAAGGCCCGGCCGCACAGCCAGCACGGCTACGACATCTGCGACCTGGCCGAAATCAATCCGGAACTGGGCGGAGAACACGGCTACAACAGGCTGTGCGAGGCCGCGGCACGCAGTTCCATGGGGCTGATCCTCGACTACGTGGCCAACCACATGTGCACCGATCCCCTGTACAACGAGGCCTGGCGCGATGTCCTCCGCAACGGTCCATCCTCTTCCTTCGCTGAGTATTTCGACATCGACTGGCAGCCCGTCAAAGCGGAACTCGAGAACAAAGTGCTCCTGCCCATCCTGGGACACCAATACGGTTCAGTGCTGGAGGCAGGAGAGTTGCAGGTCGTCCATCAGTGCGGGGACTTCCACCTGCGTTACTGGGATAACAACCTGCCTCTCAATCCGCGCCAGTGCCGCCTCATTCTGCGGCATCGCGCCGAGGCGCTACCCGAGTTGCTGCAGGATCAGCCGGAAGCCCAGCAGGAATACCTCAGCATTCTGTTTCAGTTGGACCATTTGCCCCCTTACACCGATACTTCGCTGGCAGCACGCAATGACAGGGCTCGCGAGCTGACCATCGCCAGCCAGCGTCTGTCCCGATTGCTGTCCCAGTCGGATGCTCTGCGGAGCCACGTCGACCGGAATGTTGAGGAGTTCAATGGCCGCCCTGGCGATCCGGCCAGCTTCAATCTTCTCCACGAACTGCTCGAACTGCAGCCATACCGGCTCTGCTATTGGCGCACAGCCCTGCACGAGATCAACTATCGCCGCTTCTTCGACATCAACGAACTGGCTGGTCTTCGCATGGAGGCGCCGCAGGTATTTGAGTCCGCACACAAGAAGGTCTTGGACCTCTTCAGCACGGGCCGCGCTCACGGTCTGCGTCTCGATCACATAGACGGACTCTACGACCCCTCGGGCTATCTGCACGAACTGCGTAAAACCGTCGACACGGACCAGGTCACCTCTTATATCGTGGTCGAGAAGATTCTGGCCTCGACCGAGCGCCTCACTTCGGAGTGGCCCGTCGATGGCACCACCGGCTACGAGTATCTGAACCAGCTCAACCGGTTGTTCATCCGGCCGGAGAACCTCGAGTCCATTCGCCGCATCTATCACAGCTTTTCCCGGCGCAGTACCGACTTTGAAGAGATCCGGTATACCTCCAAGCAGCAGATCATCTCGACCTCGATGGTCAGCGAACTGAACGTGCTGGCCCATGAGCTCAACCGCATGTCCGAGCAGGACCGCCGCTATCGCGACTTCACCCTGGACAGCCTGCAGGAGGCGCTCCGCGAGGTGGTCGCCTGCTTCCCCGTCTACCGGACGTATATCAGTCCGCGCGGCGTGGCCTACTCCGACAAAGTAGCGATCGATCAGGCGATCCGGGAAGCGATCCGCCGCAATCCGGCCATGGAGTCTTCGATCTTCGCTTTCATCCGCGAGTGCGTGTGTCCCGACCCTGCTGAGCCGGATGACAGTACCCGCGCCCGCCGGTTGCGCTTTGCGCAGAAGTTTCAGCAGTACACGAGCCCTGTGCAGGCCAAGGGGATCGAAGACACGGCCTTTTACCGGTACTGCCCTCTGGCCTCCCTCAACGAAGTGGGCGGCGAGCCGGCGTCACTAGGCGCACCGCTCGATGACTTCCATGCCGCCAATGCCTATCGCCAGACGCGCAGCCCTCGCTCCATGATCACTACCTCCACTCACGACACCAAGCGTGGGGAGGATGCCCGCGTGCGGATCAGCGTGCTTTCTGAACTACCCGATGAGTGGCGCAAACAACTGCGAAGCTGGTCCCGATACGTTTCGCCCGCGCGCACACGCACCGGTGGGCAGGTGGCGCCGGACCGCAACGATGAGTACCTTTTCTACCAGAGCCTGCTGGCCATCTGGCCCACCTCGACGGGCTGGGAGGATGACCGGTTGCACGACCGCATCCTTGCTTACATGGCCAAGGCCGTGAAAGAGGCCAAGACCCACTCCAGTTGGATCAATCCGTCGAATGAGTATGACGCGGCATTGGCGCACTTCATCCGCAGTCTCTTCACTGAGCAGCACACATCGGCGTTCCGGGAGTCCTTTGCCGCCTTTGCGGATCGCATCGCATTCTTTGGTTCTTTGAACTCACTGTCGCAGCTCACGCTCAAGCTGGGTTCGCCGGGCGTCACGGATTTCTATCAAGGCACCGAGTTTTGGGACTTGACCCTTGTTGACCCCGACAACCGCCAATCGATCGACTTTGATTCCAGGCAGAACTGGCTCGGCCGCTGGCAACCGGAGTACGAGCGCTCACGCGCTGGGAATCGCGTGTTCGACTTCGCCCAGATCGCCCCCCAGGTCGATACCGGCGAGTTGAAGGCGGCGATCACGGCCATCGGTCTCAACCTGCGCCGGGACAACCCGGACCTGGTGATAGAGGGCGAGTACATTCCGCTGTATGCCACCGGCCCCATCGCCGACCACCTTGTGGCCTTCGCGCGCGTGCAGAGCGGGCGTGTGCTGCTGGCCGCGGGCTTGCGCTGGATGGCGGGGCTCCTGGCCGGTGCACCCTATGCTTCGGCAGCCGCGGGCTGGCACGAAACCGTGCTGCCGGTGCCCGAAGAGTTGGCAGGCAGGAACATTGTGAATGTCCTGACAAATGAGCGCTGGACGTGCGCCGGATCCATTCCATTGCGGGCCTTATTTGGACGCCTGCCCGGCGCGCTCATTACCCTCGCCTGA
- the treZ gene encoding malto-oligosyltrehalose trehalohydrolase, with amino-acid sequence MSGLDGRRFGAILKADGVLFQVWSAASQIELVVDGPAPSTHQLQLRSDGLKTVFVPGLAAGARYGYRIDGQGPFPDPAARFQPDGVHGLSEVVDPAFPWTDAGFSPRAWNEAVLYELHCGAFTPQGTFAAAKDRLGQLSDLGITAAEFMPLADSPGRRNWGYDGVSLYAPNRNYGRPEDLRAFVNHAHSLGLAVYLDVVYNHFGPDGAYHRLFHTGFYSTRVKTPWGDSLNFDEEHSANTRAFFVCNALHWLEEYHIDGFRLDATHAIQDRSALHFLAEFAEALHHRAAELGRSVQVIAEDARNLNTILQPPQQGGYGIDAVWADDFHHHVRRALAGDTAGYYADYDGEPASIARTLRNGWFYEGQHSVHHDAPRGTPTGDLDRSRFIICIQNHDQIGNRARGERLHHQIPNHAHRAASALLLLAPETPLLFMGQEWAATTPFQFFTDHNEQLGPLVSDGRRREFAHFPEFSDEASRTSIPDPQADDTFLRSKLRWREREQPEHQAMLRWYTRLIQLRRRIRCRSLHCTVGEQAGLITLEWRDDHQAFTLVVALQGGGELPGACPSGVLLLTSEDPEFVPDPMPRPGEEVGRPLQFGRAGCALFFDGKGED; translated from the coding sequence TTGAGCGGCTTGGATGGACGCCGCTTTGGGGCCATCCTGAAAGCCGACGGGGTCCTGTTCCAGGTATGGAGTGCGGCGAGCCAGATTGAACTCGTAGTGGATGGGCCGGCGCCGTCTACCCACCAACTCCAGTTGCGCTCCGATGGCCTGAAGACGGTGTTCGTTCCGGGGCTGGCTGCCGGCGCGAGGTATGGCTACCGCATCGACGGGCAAGGTCCATTCCCTGATCCCGCTGCCCGATTTCAGCCGGATGGCGTACACGGACTGTCGGAAGTAGTCGACCCGGCATTCCCCTGGACCGACGCGGGCTTCTCGCCTCGCGCGTGGAACGAAGCCGTGCTCTACGAACTGCACTGCGGAGCGTTTACGCCGCAAGGGACCTTCGCCGCCGCGAAGGATCGGCTTGGACAATTGAGTGATCTCGGCATAACGGCCGCCGAGTTCATGCCCCTCGCCGATAGCCCGGGCCGCCGGAACTGGGGCTACGATGGAGTCTCTCTTTATGCACCCAATCGAAACTACGGCCGGCCTGAGGACCTGCGCGCATTCGTGAATCACGCCCACTCGCTGGGCCTCGCCGTTTATCTTGATGTCGTCTACAACCACTTCGGCCCGGACGGCGCCTATCACCGGCTCTTTCACACCGGCTTCTACTCCACACGTGTGAAGACGCCGTGGGGCGACAGTCTCAACTTCGATGAAGAACACTCCGCCAATACACGCGCCTTCTTCGTCTGCAATGCACTGCACTGGCTGGAGGAATACCACATTGACGGTTTCCGCCTGGATGCCACTCACGCCATCCAGGACCGTAGCGCCTTGCATTTCCTGGCGGAGTTTGCTGAGGCGCTGCACCACCGTGCGGCCGAGCTGGGGCGGAGCGTCCAGGTGATCGCGGAAGATGCCCGCAATCTCAATACAATCCTGCAGCCGCCGCAGCAGGGCGGCTACGGAATTGACGCCGTATGGGCCGACGATTTCCATCACCATGTTCGGCGAGCCCTGGCCGGTGATACCGCAGGCTACTACGCGGACTATGACGGCGAGCCTGCCAGCATCGCCCGCACTCTGCGGAACGGCTGGTTCTATGAGGGACAGCACTCCGTTCACCACGACGCGCCGCGCGGCACGCCCACAGGAGATCTGGACCGCAGCCGGTTCATCATCTGCATCCAGAACCACGACCAGATTGGGAATCGCGCCCGAGGCGAGCGGCTCCATCACCAGATCCCCAATCACGCCCATCGGGCCGCGAGCGCTCTGCTGCTCCTGGCGCCCGAGACCCCGCTGCTCTTCATGGGACAGGAATGGGCGGCGACTACCCCGTTTCAGTTTTTTACTGACCACAACGAACAACTGGGCCCCCTGGTGAGCGACGGCCGGCGGCGAGAGTTCGCCCATTTCCCTGAGTTCTCCGACGAAGCGAGCCGGACCTCGATTCCTGATCCCCAGGCGGACGATACCTTTCTTCGCAGTAAGTTGCGATGGCGCGAACGGGAGCAGCCAGAGCATCAAGCCATGCTCCGCTGGTACACGCGGCTCATTCAACTGCGGCGCCGGATCCGCTGCCGGTCCCTGCACTGCACAGTAGGTGAACAGGCCGGGCTCATCACGCTGGAATGGCGTGACGATCATCAGGCGTTCACGCTGGTCGTGGCATTGCAGGGTGGAGGAGAATTGCCCGGCGCGTGCCCGTCCGGTGTCCTTCTCCTGACCAGCGAGGATCCCGAGTTTGTGCCTGATCCAATGCCGCGACCTGGTGAAGAGGTGGGTCGACCGCTCCAGTTTGGGCGCGCGGGCTGCGCATTGTTCTTCGATGGCAAAGGAGAAGACTGA
- a CDS encoding glycoside hydrolase family 15 protein — MGSDSKPRMYRPIESCGIIGNLQSVALVSTEGEIDWCCLPSFDSPSIFGAILDQGKGGYFRIAPVTEGVNRQMYLPETNVLMTRFLRPDGVAEVLDFMPVRDDVVWAGAQAPSEIIRIVRGVRGVTRIRLDCSPAFGYALAPHDTEVRPWGCLFRSEQGSLALSSPVPIAEENGHAIAEFTIHPKESFTFSLRFLEHGEPTPGGHDTVDGEILMDQAVKYWRGWLSRCTYTGRWRERIIRSALVLKLLTFRPTGAIVAAPTCSLPEEVGGTRNWDYRYTWIRDAAFTVYAFLRLGFTEEATAFMGWLESRIHEQERVNGPLNVMYAIDGRHDLTEFTLDHFEGYRGSRPVRVGNGAYNQLQLDIYGEVVDSIDLYDKHVTPISYSFWKQVRVMLEWVAANWQQPDEGLWEVRSQRQHFIYSKLQCWVALDRGLRLAARRSLPLNRAHLEQERDKVFEWIMTHGWDADQQSFVQAAGTKALDAANLLMPLVHFIAPTDPRMLSTIDRTIEALVSDSLVYRYQLHGEVFTDDGISGGEGTFSMCTFWLVEALTRAGRLEEARLIFEKMLTYCNHLGLYSEEIGPTGESLGNIPQAFTHLGLVSAALNLNARLDGREYAS; from the coding sequence ATGGGCTCAGACTCGAAGCCAAGGATGTACCGGCCGATTGAATCCTGCGGGATCATCGGCAATTTGCAGTCGGTTGCATTGGTCTCTACGGAGGGCGAGATCGATTGGTGCTGCTTGCCGAGCTTTGATTCGCCAAGCATTTTCGGAGCGATTTTAGATCAGGGTAAGGGCGGTTACTTTCGAATCGCACCCGTAACGGAGGGCGTCAACCGGCAGATGTATCTGCCCGAGACAAACGTCCTCATGACACGGTTCCTGCGGCCCGATGGCGTGGCGGAAGTCCTCGACTTCATGCCCGTGCGGGACGATGTCGTATGGGCTGGCGCCCAGGCGCCCAGTGAGATCATCCGCATTGTCCGCGGGGTGCGCGGTGTCACGCGGATCCGGCTCGATTGCTCACCGGCCTTCGGCTACGCCCTGGCTCCGCACGACACGGAAGTTCGCCCCTGGGGCTGCCTCTTCCGGAGCGAGCAAGGCAGCCTTGCACTGAGCAGCCCTGTGCCGATTGCGGAGGAAAACGGCCACGCCATCGCCGAGTTCACGATCCATCCCAAGGAGAGCTTCACCTTCTCCCTCCGCTTTCTGGAGCACGGAGAGCCCACGCCGGGCGGGCACGACACGGTCGATGGCGAGATCCTCATGGATCAGGCCGTGAAATACTGGCGCGGGTGGCTCAGCCGCTGCACCTACACGGGACGGTGGCGTGAGCGCATCATCCGTTCGGCGCTCGTCCTGAAGTTGCTCACCTTTCGCCCCACGGGCGCGATCGTGGCAGCGCCCACGTGTAGCCTGCCTGAAGAGGTGGGCGGGACCCGCAACTGGGACTACCGCTACACGTGGATTCGCGACGCCGCCTTCACCGTCTACGCCTTCCTTCGATTGGGATTCACTGAGGAGGCTACCGCCTTCATGGGCTGGCTCGAGAGCCGCATCCACGAGCAGGAGCGCGTCAATGGGCCGTTGAACGTCATGTACGCTATCGATGGCCGCCACGACCTGACGGAGTTCACCCTCGATCATTTTGAGGGCTACCGCGGTTCGCGTCCGGTGCGCGTAGGCAACGGCGCATACAACCAACTGCAGCTCGATATCTACGGCGAGGTGGTCGATTCAATCGATCTCTACGACAAGCACGTCACGCCCATCTCGTACAGCTTCTGGAAGCAGGTGCGGGTCATGCTGGAATGGGTCGCGGCGAACTGGCAGCAGCCCGATGAAGGGCTGTGGGAGGTGCGCAGCCAGCGCCAGCACTTCATCTATTCCAAGCTGCAATGCTGGGTCGCGCTGGATCGCGGACTGCGCCTGGCCGCGCGCCGTAGCCTGCCGCTCAACCGGGCCCATCTGGAACAGGAGCGGGACAAGGTCTTCGAGTGGATCATGACGCATGGTTGGGACGCTGACCAGCAGTCTTTCGTGCAGGCCGCGGGCACCAAGGCCCTCGACGCCGCCAATCTGCTCATGCCGCTCGTCCATTTCATAGCCCCGACAGACCCACGCATGTTGAGCACCATCGACCGCACCATTGAAGCGCTCGTCTCCGACAGTCTGGTCTATCGCTATCAGTTGCACGGCGAGGTGTTCACCGATGACGGGATCTCCGGAGGAGAAGGCACTTTCAGCATGTGTACTTTCTGGCTTGTCGAGGCGCTTACGCGCGCCGGGCGCCTGGAGGAAGCCCGTCTGATCTTTGAAAAGATGCTCACTTACTGCAATCACCTTGGCTTGTATTCGGAAGAGATCGGGCCCACTGGGGAATCACTGGGCAACATCCCGCAGGCGTTCACTCACCTGGGCCTCGTGAGCGCGGCTTTGAATCTCAACGCCCGGCTCGATGGGCGGGAGTACGCCAGTTGA
- a CDS encoding NADH-quinone oxidoreductase subunit N: MPASFVPPSPQELFRFAPEMLMTVVATLIMVMEPLSAPEGKRKFAVMTFLALIAGIVLTVMGTNDPGTAFSKMLVLDGFAAFFRILVMVVGLLIVLISTNYLKLEQHESGEYYAVMLFSIIGQCLMVSANELIMLFIGLECSSIASYVLAGYLRDDKRNNESALKYFLLGSFATAFLLYGVAWIYGLTGTTNLSAIRTTLLDPTNHPNLVMLGAATALLFVGLAFKVSAAPFQMWAPDVYQGAPAPVTAFMSVGPKAAAFAMFLRILMTAFEPLKDRWEPILWVSALATMIIGNFAALRQTNIKRLLAYSSIAHAGYVMVALTTHSEIGTAAAMFYLASYAFMNIGAFAVVTYVARRGEKHVATQDLSGLSQTQPLVAAMLTIFLLSLTGIPLTAGFFGKFYIFKAALDANLIWLAVLGMLNSAVAAYYYLRIIVVMYMQPPAESAEELLAPSAGIRVAILCTAIVTLFLGIFPSFVLDFAGRSASLIR; the protein is encoded by the coding sequence ATGCCCGCTAGTTTCGTGCCACCCTCCCCGCAGGAGTTGTTCCGGTTCGCGCCCGAAATGCTGATGACCGTGGTCGCCACGCTCATCATGGTGATGGAGCCCCTGAGTGCGCCGGAAGGCAAGCGCAAGTTTGCCGTGATGACCTTCCTCGCGCTCATTGCCGGGATCGTGCTGACCGTGATGGGCACCAACGATCCGGGTACCGCCTTCTCGAAAATGCTGGTATTGGACGGCTTCGCGGCATTCTTCCGGATCCTTGTCATGGTCGTGGGGCTGCTCATTGTGCTGATCTCCACGAACTACCTGAAGCTGGAGCAGCACGAATCCGGCGAATACTACGCGGTGATGCTGTTCTCCATCATCGGCCAGTGCCTGATGGTTTCCGCCAACGAACTCATCATGCTGTTCATCGGGCTGGAATGCTCGTCTATCGCCAGTTACGTCCTGGCCGGTTACCTCCGCGACGACAAGCGGAACAACGAGTCGGCGTTGAAGTACTTCCTGCTGGGCTCGTTCGCTACTGCCTTCCTGCTCTACGGAGTGGCCTGGATCTACGGCCTCACGGGGACCACGAACCTCAGCGCGATCCGCACCACGCTGCTGGATCCCACGAATCATCCCAACCTGGTGATGCTCGGCGCCGCGACGGCACTGCTCTTTGTCGGCCTCGCCTTCAAGGTTTCCGCCGCACCGTTCCAGATGTGGGCGCCCGACGTGTACCAGGGCGCGCCTGCCCCAGTCACAGCGTTCATGTCCGTAGGCCCGAAAGCGGCCGCCTTTGCGATGTTCCTGCGGATCCTGATGACCGCTTTCGAACCCTTGAAGGATCGCTGGGAACCCATCCTGTGGGTCTCCGCGCTGGCGACGATGATCATCGGCAACTTTGCCGCGCTGCGCCAGACGAACATCAAGCGCCTGCTGGCTTACAGTTCCATCGCGCACGCCGGTTATGTGATGGTGGCCCTCACCACGCACAGTGAGATCGGCACCGCGGCTGCCATGTTCTACCTGGCGTCATACGCCTTCATGAACATCGGCGCATTTGCCGTGGTCACTTACGTCGCGCGGCGCGGTGAGAAGCACGTGGCGACGCAGGATCTGTCAGGACTCAGCCAAACGCAGCCGCTGGTGGCCGCCATGCTCACCATCTTCCTGCTCTCCTTGACCGGTATCCCGCTGACCGCCGGCTTCTTCGGCAAGTTCTACATCTTCAAGGCCGCGCTGGATGCCAATCTGATCTGGCTGGCGGTGTTGGGCATGTTGAACAGCGCTGTGGCTGCGTACTACTACCTGCGGATCATCGTCGTGATGTACATGCAGCCGCCTGCCGAGAGTGCCGAGGAATTGCTCGCACCCAGCGCCGGCATTCGCGTGGCCATTCTTTGCACGGCCATCGTGACGCTGTTCCTGGGGATCTTCCCGTCGTTCGTCCTCGACTTCGCCGGGCGGTCGGCTTCGTTGATTCGATAG